GCATAAGTTCGCGCCCAGGGTCCGAAGCGCTTTTCTAGATGATAGTAGGCGGAAACCTCGGAGCTGCCCCTGTAAAGCGGGATGAACCAACGGACGGCGATGACCGCCGCGATCGGTAGTGACAATCCAAGTACCCATGAATTCCACGTTCCACCATAGGCCTTGCCGGTGTTGCCTAGAAACCCGATGCTGCTGACATAGGTACCGAAAATCGAAAACCCGACCGCCCATCCCGGCAGCGATCGTCCCGCCGCCATGAATCCCTCGGGTTTGCCGCTTTTGCGCGCGAACCAACACCCCATGGCTAACACGCCCGCAAGCCTGCCCTGCTACAATGAAGGAGCCCGTTTGGCTGATTTTCTGCCTTCCTTGTGTAAGGCTATTCTGAAATCCGGTTTATCGGTCGAGGTTCAGATTGTCGATGATGGCTCAGAATTTTACCATCAGGGGCACTACCGAAGCCTTTTGAAACTGCTTCGCCCTGCTTTTTCATTTTTAAGGGATACTTTGACCCTAGATTTTAACCAAGGGAAAGGCCGTACAGTCTACGCGGGCTGGGATCAGGCAAAATCTGCGGATATGTTGGTTTTCGCAGATGCGGATGGGGCTGTTGGACCTGAAGAAGTCGTCCGAGTTCTGAAAATGGTGAATGAAAATCCGGAGACAGCTAACACGCTTTATGTAGCCAGCCGGATTAAAAACGAAACCTCGGAAGTAAACAGGCGAGCCATTCGCAACATCGGCGGTTTGACCTTTCGCTGGCTAAGGAAGCAGCTGTTTTCCTTACCAATTCAGGACACGCAATGCGGATTTAAAGTAGTGCCAAATGCATTCTTCACAGAAAACCGCGAAAAACTGATCGAACCAGGCTTCGCCTCCGACATCGAGCTCCTCTACCGCGCACAACAAGCTAATATTAACTTAAAGGAAGTCCCCGTAACCTGGAACGATATCAAAGGTGGCCATATGAGCTTTAGAAATTCAATCAGTCTGTTCAAAGATCTGCTGCGTTTGAAGTATCGTCTGGACAAGGAAGAATAATCCTAAAAATTGAAATCGTGAGGATTTCAAAAACAGTCTTCATCCCAGAAATCGAATTCAAATACCACGCAATTCGGTCACAGGGTCCAGGCGGGCAGAACGTCGATAAAGTTTCCTCGGCTGTCCAGCTGTTTTTCAATATTCCTCTGTCGAGTCTGCGGGAGGAGCTCAAGGAGCGATTGTTAAAATTGAAGGACAACCGCATAACTGCTAAAGGAGTTATCGTAATCAAGGCCCAGTCTTTCCGTAGCCAAGGAAAGAATGAAGAGGAGGCCCGACAAAGATTGGCCGAAATAATTCGCTCAGTTTTGATTCAACCAAAAAAGAGGCGACCCTCCAAGCCTTCCAGAGGAACTATAGAAAAACGGCTGAATTCAAAAAAACGTCGAAGCAAGAGCAAGAACCTACGGCGCCGGGTAAATCCAATTTAAAAAACGCCCGTTAAACCTGAGCGCTTGGAAGTGATACTTCCCTGGCTACCGGCGGGCGCCAGCATTTGGGCAGTGTCATTCTCAAAAGTCTTTGCCCCAACTGCGCAGGGACCCGTATATTCCTCAGCAATAGCGTCAGGAAATATATCAACTTGCCCAGACTCGCCTCCATCAAAAATAGCCTCTGTAACGTAAAAGCAACCAACAGTTTTTTCAAGAATTTTGATTATTGGCCAGTTTTTCTCGACATTTTATTATATCGCCTAAATAAAGGATCTTTAAATGTCTCAATAACCCCAAAAAAAGCTCAAAATGATAGATAGTATTATTGGTTTTATTAAACGTGCAACTGATGTGGGTGTAGCACTCATAGCGTTAGCTGTAGTTCTGCAAGTTATCTTCGGCACTCCAGTTGCTTTTATTGGCGTTGATGTAATTGGAAACCTCACTGGCATAATCCAAAATCTTGGAGAAGGTGGATTAGTAGGCCTAATTGCAGCAGCTGTCCTCTATTACATATTAGCTAAGAAATAAGTAATTCTTTTACTTATTAACGCGCCTAGGCTCTCAGTTGAGCTGTAACCGTAGCTAGTAGTCCGGCTAATGTCATCAGACACAGTAAACAGGCTACTACTTTTTCTAACAGTTGTGGTTACAGCTCAGTTGGGGCCAACAAACGGGGTCATGTCTTGACTCTTGACAAGGGTGCACCATACGGAGTCATGCCTTCCAACCTCGCCTAAAGGCTAGGATGGACACGGTGACACTTAACAAGGGTAAAACCCGAAATGGCCATTCCTTGATGTTGGTGTCACGTAGTTCGAAACTTGAATGGAGCATATCGGTCCTGACCGGAACCGTTCAATCGTGACGCCTCAGTCGAAGAGTATTGCTCGGCGGGTATCCGGGGCGATCAATCATTTCTTAGCAGGATTTTTCGAATCCGCCTTTTCTCTTTCGGTCGCGGTAGTTTTTCGCGGTTTTCTCCTCCAAAGTACGTTTGTCAAATGCCCCAGTAGCACAAGCGGTTTAAAATTTCTATTGGCTTTTATGCGGGCTTAGGATTCCATCGAGCACCGCTAATTTGGATTCATTTCACATGAAAATACTCTTTTTGCTTCTTGCGGTTTTCCTACCGCTTTCCTCTGCTCTGTCGAGAGTGGGTCTGCCCAACCTCGTCCTTATTATGGCGGATGATATGGGAATAGAATGCTTGGGGAGCTACGGGAGCGCGGCTTACGAGACGCCGAATCTGGACCGCTTGGCAGAGAACGGCGTTCGATTCGAGCACTGCTACTCCACACCGCTTTGCACCCCCTCCCGCGTGCAGATCATGACAGGCAAGTATGGATTTCGCAACTACGTCGACTTTGGAACCTTACCTTTGGATCAGGTGACATTCGCCAATCATCTCAAGGATAGTGGTTACGCTACTTGTATTGCGGGTAAATGGCAATTGGGGGGCGATAATAAGACTCCTGGTCACTTCGGATTCGACCAGTATTGTGTGTCCCATTTAGGAGGCCTGGAAGAGATACCCGACAAGGAGGCAAAGGGCCGCTTTGCTCACCCTCTAATCCAACAGGATGGGCGATATCTTCCGGGGGAACGCATTCAAGATGCCTACGGTCCGGACCTATTTTGCGACTACCTTCTGGAATTTATTGATGCGAACCAGGATAGACCCTTTTTCGCTTATTACCCGATGGTCCTCGTGCACACGCCTTTCGTGCCGACTCCCGATTCCCTTGAATGGAATGATCCCCTGCAGCGAGATAGTAAGGATAGCCGCCATTTTGCGGAAATGGTACGCTACGCCGACAAGCTAGTAGGCCGCATTGTCGAACGGCTAGAAAAGCGCGGCCTATTGGAAGAAACGCTAATCCTGTTTACGGGAGACAATGGTACGCATGTGAGCGTTTCGAGCGAGCTGCAAAACGGTTCA
This genomic stretch from Opitutia bacterium ISCC 52 harbors:
- a CDS encoding glycosyltransferase, encoding MANTPASLPCYNEGARLADFLPSLCKAILKSGLSVEVQIVDDGSEFYHQGHYRSLLKLLRPAFSFLRDTLTLDFNQGKGRTVYAGWDQAKSADMLVFADADGAVGPEEVVRVLKMVNENPETANTLYVASRIKNETSEVNRRAIRNIGGLTFRWLRKQLFSLPIQDTQCGFKVVPNAFFTENREKLIEPGFASDIELLYRAQQANINLKEVPVTWNDIKGGHMSFRNSISLFKDLLRLKYRLDKEE
- the arfB gene encoding aminoacyl-tRNA hydrolase produces the protein MVRISKTVFIPEIEFKYHAIRSQGPGGQNVDKVSSAVQLFFNIPLSSLREELKERLLKLKDNRITAKGVIVIKAQSFRSQGKNEEEARQRLAEIIRSVLIQPKKRRPSKPSRGTIEKRLNSKKRRSKSKNLRRRVNPI
- a CDS encoding sulfatase-like hydrolase/transferase, with product MKILFLLLAVFLPLSSALSRVGLPNLVLIMADDMGIECLGSYGSAAYETPNLDRLAENGVRFEHCYSTPLCTPSRVQIMTGKYGFRNYVDFGTLPLDQVTFANHLKDSGYATCIAGKWQLGGDNKTPGHFGFDQYCVSHLGGLEEIPDKEAKGRFAHPLIQQDGRYLPGERIQDAYGPDLFCDYLLEFIDANQDRPFFAYYPMVLVHTPFVPTPDSLEWNDPLQRDSKDSRHFAEMVRYADKLVGRIVERLEKRGLLEETLILFTGDNGTHVSVSSELQNGSTIHGGKGTMSDTGTRVPLIASWKGVGARGLVFEDLVDFTDFLPTLLEAGGRLDAIGEELDGRSFLPQIRGEKGGPRQWVFCHYDPNVPFGGFQLHAGRWARNQRFKLYEDGRFYDVANDPWEQNDLQSFVRIPGASSTMKVLREALASMPPWVEKGAPHRSSEQNRKYLQSVQ